Proteins encoded within one genomic window of Flavobacterium gilvum:
- a CDS encoding DUF1972 domain-containing protein, which yields MKIVILGTRGIPNHYGGFEQCAEYLALGLVKRGFEVVVYNSHNHPYQDKEWKGVQIVHCYDPEDKLGTAGQFIYDLNCILDIRKRNFDIVLQLGYTSSSVWGWLLPKKAVVTTNMDGLEWKRTKYSDKVKKFLRYAEKLGVKYSDHLISDSIGIQDYLKEKYKADSTYIAYGATLFENPDSAILKTYQLLPYQYNMLIARLEPENSIDVILEGVAQANISSPFLVIGNHQTKYGDYLKQKFAAFSQIQFIGGIYNITALNNLRYFSNIYFHGHTVGGTNPSLLEAMASNCLICANDNSFNKYILGKDAIYFKNANDVAIHLSNVNYHDAKHQSMLIENNQKIIEIYDWELITDQYAKHFNEIVGELSNSQTSSFETIDSFVVPPNVKTAPSKTLVTPNKIIRDSIKTEKATVLEQSL from the coding sequence ATGAAAATAGTAATACTAGGCACTCGAGGCATTCCTAATCACTACGGGGGCTTCGAGCAATGTGCCGAATATCTTGCCTTGGGTTTGGTTAAAAGAGGATTTGAAGTGGTCGTTTACAATTCCCACAACCATCCCTATCAGGACAAAGAATGGAAAGGGGTGCAGATCGTACATTGCTACGATCCCGAGGATAAATTGGGAACAGCCGGACAGTTTATTTATGATTTAAACTGTATTTTGGATATCCGAAAACGCAACTTTGATATAGTTTTGCAATTAGGCTACACCAGCAGTTCCGTTTGGGGATGGCTACTACCTAAAAAGGCAGTGGTAACCACCAATATGGATGGCTTGGAATGGAAGCGCACCAAATACTCTGATAAGGTTAAAAAGTTTCTTCGATATGCCGAAAAATTAGGGGTAAAATACAGTGATCACCTAATTTCGGATTCTATCGGCATTCAGGACTATTTAAAGGAGAAGTACAAAGCGGACTCAACCTATATCGCTTACGGCGCTACCCTTTTTGAAAATCCGGATTCTGCTATACTCAAAACATACCAGTTGCTTCCTTATCAATACAACATGCTAATTGCCCGTCTGGAACCGGAAAATAGTATAGATGTCATTTTGGAAGGGGTTGCACAGGCCAATATTTCTAGCCCTTTTCTAGTAATTGGCAATCACCAAACCAAATATGGTGATTATCTAAAACAAAAATTTGCTGCTTTTTCGCAAATTCAATTTATTGGAGGTATTTATAATATAACCGCTTTAAATAATTTGAGATATTTTTCCAATATTTATTTTCATGGGCATACTGTGGGCGGTACAAACCCTTCTCTTTTGGAAGCTATGGCTTCTAATTGTTTGATTTGTGCTAATGATAATTCCTTTAATAAATATATCCTTGGCAAGGATGCCATCTATTTCAAAAACGCAAATGATGTGGCTATTCATCTGTCAAATGTAAACTATCACGATGCCAAACATCAGTCTATGTTAATAGAGAATAATCAAAAAATTATTGAAATTTATGATTGGGAACTCATCACAGACCAATATGCTAAGCATTTTAATGAGATTGTAGGAGAATTGTCGAATTCCCAAACAAGTTCATTTGAAACCATAGATTCTTTTGTTGTTCCACCCAATGTCAAAACAGCTCCTAGCAAAACTTTGGTAACACCTAACAAAATAATAAGAGATTCTATTAAAACTGAAAAAGCAACAGTTTTAGAACAAAGCCTTTAA
- a CDS encoding undecaprenyl-phosphate glucose phosphotransferase has product MKILQKLSEYRFSRYFKALFLVWDVVLLNVAIVLSALIRFGSIDKLFFKEQQTISLLANLVWIILLLYSDSFRIVRVEPIERILWRTIKKIFIHIAVIAFFVVALKYEDISRLRLVYFYWLFFGLMMVSRFLSIKILKYIRARGYNFRNFIIVGANNKGEKIRTILAKDLTYGYRFLGYFDDNVDTSAIISQPVLGSFDEIKGFIENEKVDEMYVALHIDNVDVISKLVRICEHHMVRIKFIPDFQLYTKSNKVEMTFYENTPVLMLRREPLEAALNRILKKVFDICFSLFVLVFIFPWLFPIIMLIVKIESPGPVFFKQQRSGRDNKTFNCLKFRSMRLNEAADNKQAQKGDSRITKFGAFMRKTSIDELPQFLNVFLGNMSVVGPRPHMVNHTKQYSELINNYLVRQFAKPGITGWAQVNGFRGETKELIDMENRVEYDIWYIENWSLLLDIKIIIKTVINAVKGEENAY; this is encoded by the coding sequence ATGAAAATTTTACAAAAACTCTCAGAATATCGTTTTTCCCGTTATTTCAAAGCCCTATTTTTGGTATGGGATGTGGTTTTACTGAATGTGGCCATAGTTTTATCGGCTCTAATACGATTTGGTAGTATTGATAAACTTTTTTTTAAAGAACAACAAACCATTTCCTTGCTGGCAAATCTAGTATGGATTATTCTTTTGCTTTATAGTGACTCATTTAGAATCGTAAGGGTTGAACCTATCGAAAGAATATTATGGAGAACAATAAAAAAGATATTTATCCATATAGCAGTAATTGCTTTTTTTGTCGTTGCCTTAAAGTATGAAGATATTTCTAGGCTTCGACTGGTTTACTTTTATTGGCTTTTTTTTGGTTTAATGATGGTTTCCAGGTTTTTGTCCATAAAAATTCTGAAGTACATAAGAGCTAGGGGCTATAATTTTAGGAATTTCATAATTGTTGGCGCCAATAATAAGGGAGAAAAGATACGTACGATTTTAGCAAAAGATCTGACCTATGGCTATCGTTTTCTTGGCTATTTTGATGATAATGTAGATACTTCGGCTATTATTTCTCAACCTGTTTTAGGAAGCTTTGATGAAATCAAAGGGTTTATTGAAAATGAAAAGGTAGATGAAATGTATGTCGCATTGCATATTGATAATGTTGATGTTATCAGTAAATTGGTGCGAATTTGTGAGCACCACATGGTGCGAATTAAATTCATCCCTGATTTTCAATTGTACACCAAATCCAATAAAGTGGAGATGACTTTTTATGAAAACACACCCGTTTTAATGCTTCGTCGGGAACCTTTGGAGGCGGCCTTAAATCGGATTCTGAAAAAAGTATTTGATATTTGTTTTTCGTTGTTTGTTTTGGTATTTATATTTCCGTGGTTGTTTCCTATTATAATGCTTATTGTTAAGATAGAATCTCCAGGTCCTGTTTTTTTTAAACAGCAACGTTCTGGCAGGGATAATAAAACGTTTAACTGTTTGAAGTTTAGAAGTATGCGTCTCAATGAAGCCGCAGATAATAAGCAGGCTCAAAAAGGAGACAGTCGAATAACTAAATTTGGTGCTTTTATGCGCAAGACAAGTATTGATGAATTGCCACAGTTTTTGAATGTTTTTCTGGGAAATATGTCAGTTGTAGGACCTAGACCTCACATGGTAAACCATACCAAACAATACAGCGAATTAATTAATAATTATCTGGTGCGCCAGTTTGCTAAACCCGGTATAACGGGATGGGCTCAGGTTAACGGTTTCCGTGGTGAAACCAAAGAGCTCATTGATATGGAAAACAGAGTGGAGTACGATATTTGGTATATCGAAAACTGGAGTTTATTATTAGATATAAAAATTATAATTAAAACGGTTATTAACGCAGTTAAAGGAGAAGAAAATGCGTATTGA
- a CDS encoding FKBP-type peptidyl-prolyl cis-trans isomerase, translated as MKHLLSALVALTLLISCNKKEATPETTTEATVDYVAKNNKEITDYIAKNNLKAEKSDSGLYYVVTDPGTGKQPTAESNVTVAYKGYFTNGNVFDQSGPEGISFGLNQVIKAWTEGIPHFKTGGSGILLVPSHLGYGSNDMGPIPGNSVLIFDVKLISVN; from the coding sequence ATGAAACATTTATTATCTGCCCTAGTGGCCTTAACGCTTCTTATTTCTTGTAACAAAAAAGAAGCAACTCCTGAAACAACAACTGAGGCAACTGTTGATTATGTTGCCAAAAACAACAAAGAAATCACCGATTACATAGCCAAAAATAATTTGAAGGCAGAAAAAAGCGATTCAGGTTTGTATTATGTTGTTACCGATCCGGGAACAGGAAAACAACCTACTGCCGAATCCAATGTGACAGTTGCTTACAAAGGATATTTTACTAACGGAAATGTTTTTGACCAAAGCGGTCCTGAAGGAATTTCGTTTGGTCTGAACCAAGTGATAAAAGCATGGACAGAAGGTATTCCTCATTTCAAAACGGGAGGTAGCGGAATTCTTTTGGTTCCTTCTCATTTGGGTTACGGAAGCAACGATATGGGGCCAATCCCTGGGAATTCAGTTCTTATTTTTGATGTAAAATTGATTTCAGTAAACTAA
- a CDS encoding tyrosine-protein phosphatase, giving the protein MLSFLKSKPYLKDFLAGNYVDIHSHLLPGIDDGAKTIAETNKLASSFQEMGVLQFITTPHISHYIYNNSPEDIIAKHKETTLLIDHENIKIPFRAAAEYFMDDWFENHFQNEKLLTLKDNYVLVEMSYMNAPVQLYKILFDIQVAGYIPVLAHPERYLFYHKNFNEYHKLKKAGCLFQLNLLAVVGYYGNEITKVAEELLKKGMYDFVGSDVHHNNHIASFNQKIKIDSNNVATLKEVIANNQFFKF; this is encoded by the coding sequence ATGCTATCATTCTTAAAATCAAAACCGTATTTAAAAGATTTTCTTGCTGGAAATTATGTAGATATCCATTCGCATTTATTGCCAGGAATTGATGATGGTGCCAAAACAATAGCAGAAACAAATAAACTTGCAAGTTCTTTTCAAGAAATGGGGGTGCTGCAATTTATCACAACACCGCATATAAGTCATTATATCTACAATAATTCGCCCGAAGATATAATTGCCAAACACAAGGAGACCACGCTTTTAATAGACCACGAAAACATTAAAATACCATTTCGGGCTGCCGCCGAATATTTCATGGACGACTGGTTTGAAAATCACTTTCAAAATGAAAAACTTTTGACTCTTAAAGATAATTATGTTCTTGTCGAAATGTCCTATATGAATGCGCCTGTTCAATTGTACAAAATCCTTTTTGACATTCAGGTTGCTGGATACATTCCGGTATTAGCACATCCTGAACGGTATTTATTTTATCATAAAAACTTTAATGAATATCATAAATTAAAAAAAGCTGGCTGCCTATTTCAACTTAATTTGCTTGCTGTAGTTGGATACTATGGCAACGAAATTACCAAAGTCGCAGAAGAACTTCTAAAAAAAGGAATGTATGACTTTGTAGGTTCAGACGTCCATCACAATAACCACATAGCTTCATTCAATCAAAAAATAAAAATTGACAGTAACAATGTTGCGACTTTAAAAGAAGTTATTGCAAATAATCAATTTTTCAAGTTCTAA
- a CDS encoding polysaccharide biosynthesis/export family protein produces MKVNIPFFVKALCLLLFLFFCFSCGSKKEVVYYQNIDALNSQQNQNSYEIKIQPDDLLMIIVSADNPEVAIPFNLTSVAVSNTGKLDTTTGQLTMQSYLVSRDGMIDFPVLGKIQVGGLTRTEVLSLLQSKIGAYIKNPIINLRVMNFKISLQGEVNSPGTYPVTSERVTLIEALSMAKDLTIYGRRNNILVIRETNGVKSYNRVDITKSDFISSPFYYLTQNDVVYVEPNKTKVNASKVGPNTSVIISAISILVSLCVLFFN; encoded by the coding sequence ATGAAAGTGAACATTCCTTTTTTTGTAAAAGCACTTTGTCTTTTACTTTTTTTATTTTTTTGTTTCTCATGCGGTTCCAAGAAAGAAGTCGTTTATTATCAAAATATTGATGCATTGAATTCGCAACAAAATCAAAATTCTTATGAAATTAAAATTCAGCCAGATGATTTATTAATGATAATCGTTTCCGCTGATAATCCAGAAGTCGCTATTCCTTTTAATTTAACTTCTGTCGCTGTTTCAAATACAGGTAAACTAGACACAACCACAGGTCAATTGACGATGCAATCCTATTTGGTGAGTCGGGATGGAATGATTGATTTTCCTGTTTTGGGCAAAATACAAGTTGGTGGATTAACCAGAACAGAAGTGCTATCGTTGTTGCAGAGTAAAATCGGTGCATACATTAAAAACCCAATTATTAATCTGCGTGTGATGAATTTTAAAATTTCATTGCAAGGAGAGGTGAATTCGCCCGGTACTTATCCAGTAACATCAGAGCGTGTTACTTTGATTGAAGCCTTGAGTATGGCCAAAGATTTAACTATTTATGGACGCCGAAATAATATTTTGGTCATAAGAGAAACCAATGGCGTAAAGTCCTATAACAGAGTTGATATAACAAAATCTGATTTTATTAGTTCACCTTTCTATTATTTGACTCAAAACGATGTAGTATATGTCGAACCCAACAAGACTAAGGTAAATGCTTCAAAAGTAGGTCCAAATACCTCAGTAATTATATCGGCGATTTCTATTTTGGTATCGCTTTGTGTTCTATTTTTTAATTAA
- a CDS encoding lysozyme inhibitor LprI family protein has product MTKKHYFIALLFLLCFSNNSFAQTQMEMNETAAASFIKADTELNKVYKQLMTMLNQSEKTLLIQAEKDWVKFRDSHCKFEASQYEGGSIKPLIYSTCLEQLTRKRIAEIKASIKERNL; this is encoded by the coding sequence ATGACAAAAAAACATTATTTCATCGCCCTACTCTTTCTTTTATGCTTTAGCAATAATTCATTTGCTCAAACACAAATGGAAATGAACGAAACTGCTGCTGCTAGTTTTATAAAAGCAGATACAGAACTGAATAAAGTATATAAGCAACTTATGACTATGCTGAATCAAAGCGAAAAAACATTGTTGATTCAAGCAGAAAAAGATTGGGTAAAATTCCGTGATTCTCATTGCAAATTTGAAGCTTCACAATATGAGGGAGGAAGTATTAAACCTTTAATATATTCAACTTGTTTAGAACAATTAACAAGGAAAAGAATCGCAGAAATTAAAGCAAGTATAAAAGAAAGAAATTTGTAA
- a CDS encoding GumC family protein, which yields MQKEDFYNDFIEDEVEDVNIREQLDKYIVHWRWFLVSVVVGLIFAFLYLRYTTPIYEATTTILVKDEKKGGMLSELSAFADLGMGGGMKNNVDNEIEILKSRTLVESAIKKLNLTVGLFVEGKVVDRDIYGGAPIKAHFVTKTNLFDKAKVSLDCKFLNATTFSLENEAEEKEKFILSPKNEFKFGEKIPTKIGVLVIQRTPFYAQSHEGRFESIRIVINSLDEATESFRKRLNVEPVSKTSSVVTVSISDPVAIKAEDILDNMIEIYNENAAEDKNFISENTSEFIAGRLALIAKELDGVEQDVESFKKTNKLTDVESDAKVFIEGSTEYDKKGVETEIQLNVVSSLLDFIKKSNNSDLLPSNLITDNGDAKGLISSYNQLVLDRNRILKSATEENPSVVKLDQQIVSLKANVVASLRRMQANLQIQNRDIKSQESILNSKIGRIPVQERQFRVIARQQKVKEELYLYLLQKREETAISLSATEPNARVIDAAKSGKDPISPKKKIIYLAGMLLGLLVPFGIIYTDDLLDTKIKSKLDLEGKTQIPFIGDVPTSSDIGELMKTDSRSSSAEAIRIVRTNLEFMLTKVPEGIAKTLFVTSTFPREGKTFMSVNLAATFALSGKKVLLLGADIRNPKFGEYIDVPNLGLTNYLSAADQDVRDYIIKHEGYKNFFILPSGVIPPNPAELLMNDKVDQLFSDLKKEYDYIIVDTAPVSLVTDTLLIAKNADTFVYVMRANVLEKRMLSIANMFYKEKKLPNMCIVLNDTDSTKGYGYGYGYGVKKVKKPWHKKITNRRNIS from the coding sequence ATGCAGAAAGAAGATTTTTATAATGATTTTATAGAAGATGAAGTTGAAGATGTTAACATTAGGGAACAATTAGATAAATATATAGTTCACTGGCGTTGGTTTTTGGTTAGTGTTGTTGTTGGTTTAATTTTTGCTTTTTTGTATTTGCGTTACACGACTCCAATTTATGAAGCAACTACAACCATATTAGTTAAAGACGAGAAAAAAGGGGGCATGCTCTCTGAGTTATCCGCTTTCGCTGATTTAGGAATGGGCGGCGGCATGAAAAATAATGTTGATAATGAAATAGAAATTTTAAAGTCTAGGACATTAGTAGAAAGTGCTATCAAAAAGCTGAATCTTACTGTAGGTCTTTTTGTTGAAGGGAAAGTGGTTGATCGCGATATATATGGAGGAGCACCAATTAAGGCGCATTTTGTTACTAAAACAAATTTATTTGATAAAGCAAAGGTTTCTCTGGATTGTAAGTTTTTGAATGCGACTACTTTTTCATTAGAAAATGAAGCTGAAGAAAAAGAAAAATTTATTTTGTCTCCAAAAAATGAATTCAAATTTGGAGAAAAGATTCCAACCAAAATAGGTGTTTTAGTCATTCAAAGAACACCTTTTTACGCGCAAAGTCATGAAGGAAGATTTGAATCCATTCGTATAGTTATTAATTCTTTGGATGAAGCAACAGAAAGTTTTAGGAAAAGATTAAATGTTGAGCCTGTAAGTAAAACGAGCAGCGTTGTAACGGTTTCGATTTCGGATCCTGTGGCTATAAAAGCCGAGGATATTTTAGATAATATGATCGAAATTTATAATGAAAATGCTGCCGAAGATAAAAATTTCATTTCAGAAAATACTTCCGAATTTATTGCGGGCCGATTGGCATTAATTGCAAAAGAATTAGATGGTGTAGAACAGGATGTCGAAAGTTTTAAAAAAACAAATAAGCTCACCGATGTTGAATCGGATGCCAAAGTTTTTATAGAAGGTTCAACAGAATACGATAAAAAAGGAGTAGAAACTGAAATTCAATTGAATGTGGTTTCTTCATTGCTTGATTTTATTAAAAAAAGCAACAACTCTGATTTATTGCCTTCCAATTTAATTACCGATAATGGAGATGCAAAAGGATTGATTTCGTCCTATAATCAGTTGGTTCTGGATCGCAACAGGATTTTAAAATCGGCTACAGAGGAAAACCCTTCCGTAGTAAAATTGGATCAGCAAATAGTGTCTTTAAAAGCAAATGTAGTTGCGAGTTTGAGACGAATGCAAGCTAATTTACAAATTCAGAATCGTGATATTAAAAGTCAGGAAAGTATTTTGAATAGCAAAATTGGGCGAATTCCTGTTCAGGAACGTCAGTTTAGAGTAATTGCAAGACAACAGAAAGTTAAAGAAGAGCTGTATTTGTATTTATTGCAAAAAAGAGAAGAAACCGCCATTTCGTTATCGGCAACGGAGCCTAACGCTCGTGTAATTGACGCTGCAAAATCGGGTAAAGACCCTATTAGTCCAAAGAAAAAAATTATTTATTTGGCCGGAATGTTATTGGGATTACTGGTTCCTTTTGGAATTATTTATACCGATGACTTATTGGATACAAAAATAAAAAGCAAACTGGATTTGGAAGGAAAAACACAAATTCCGTTTATCGGTGATGTTCCAACTTCGAGTGATATTGGTGAATTAATGAAAACCGATAGCAGAAGCAGTTCTGCAGAGGCAATTCGTATCGTAAGGACCAATCTGGAATTTATGCTTACAAAAGTTCCAGAAGGGATTGCAAAAACTCTTTTTGTTACCTCTACTTTTCCTAGAGAGGGTAAAACTTTTATGTCAGTAAATCTTGCGGCAACTTTTGCGTTGTCGGGAAAAAAGGTTTTGTTATTGGGTGCTGATATCCGAAATCCAAAATTTGGAGAATATATTGATGTTCCTAACTTGGGTTTGACCAATTATTTGTCAGCAGCAGATCAGGATGTTCGGGATTATATTATTAAGCATGAGGGATATAAGAATTTCTTTATTTTGCCATCGGGCGTAATTCCACCAAACCCTGCAGAATTATTAATGAACGATAAAGTAGATCAGCTTTTCTCAGATCTTAAGAAAGAGTACGATTATATTATTGTGGATACTGCTCCGGTTAGTTTGGTTACAGATACACTGTTAATTGCCAAAAATGCTGATACTTTTGTTTATGTAATGCGTGCGAATGTACTAGAAAAACGTATGTTGTCTATTGCAAATATGTTTTATAAAGAAAAGAAACTACCTAATATGTGTATCGTTCTTAATGATACGGATTCTACAAAAGGGTATGGATATGGTTACGGATATGGTGTTAAGAAAGTAAAAAAGCCTTGGCACAAGAAGATAACAAACCGAAGAAATATTTCGTAG
- a CDS encoding SDR family NAD(P)-dependent oxidoreductase, giving the protein MMMNEIVEDRTAITLEEINQCIAILTQLNTDTNQIFEIPKEQRTALIKAAGQFSRPDRDEFAKRKKDAKALAKRKQEKKDRTARKETGIRSAREAVVFVAPKLLGSHELQHKEELELETPRKCYVCKTEFTKMHHFYDSMCSDCGDFNYAKRFQTADVKGQIAVVTGSRLKIGYHITLMLLRGGATVVATTRFPVDSALRFSQEEDFMEWGHRLKIHGLDLRHIPSVEIFCNFIEQKYGRLDILINNAAQTVRRPAGFYTHLMENEERPINSLPKQAQELLLDHTNCLDELKILTTGASSNQNMPVTWHGPEPGIGLRASAKLSQIPYSFDNTLVAQEVFPEGKLDADLQQVDLRKVNSWRLKLGQIETTEMIEVQLVNSVAPFVLCNRLSEVMKKDNTGKKHIINVSAMEGKFYRDFKEDRHPHTNMAKAALNMLTHTAAGTLAKDGIFMNAVDTGWVTDEDPAELAKRKQEEQDFQPPLDIVDGAARVMDPLFDGINTGKHWSGKFLKDYRPIAW; this is encoded by the coding sequence ATGATGATGAACGAAATAGTAGAGGACAGGACCGCAATAACATTGGAAGAAATCAATCAGTGTATTGCTATTTTGACACAATTGAATACCGATACCAATCAGATTTTTGAAATACCAAAAGAACAAAGAACAGCTTTAATCAAAGCGGCAGGACAATTTTCGCGTCCCGATCGTGATGAGTTTGCTAAAAGAAAAAAAGACGCCAAAGCATTGGCCAAACGCAAACAGGAAAAGAAAGACAGAACCGCCCGTAAGGAAACCGGAATCCGTTCGGCTCGTGAAGCGGTTGTGTTTGTTGCTCCAAAACTTTTGGGCTCTCACGAATTACAACATAAAGAAGAACTGGAACTCGAAACGCCGAGAAAATGTTATGTGTGCAAAACGGAGTTTACCAAAATGCACCATTTTTATGATTCGATGTGTTCAGATTGCGGTGATTTTAACTATGCCAAACGTTTTCAAACCGCCGATGTAAAAGGGCAAATCGCGGTTGTAACCGGATCTCGTCTGAAAATTGGCTATCATATCACTTTAATGCTTTTGCGTGGAGGTGCAACGGTCGTGGCAACGACACGTTTTCCCGTGGATTCGGCTTTGCGATTTTCTCAGGAAGAGGATTTTATGGAGTGGGGGCATCGCCTGAAAATTCACGGATTGGATTTAAGACATATTCCGAGCGTGGAGATTTTTTGCAATTTTATTGAGCAAAAATACGGACGATTGGATATTTTAATCAATAATGCAGCGCAAACTGTCAGACGACCTGCTGGTTTTTACACGCATTTAATGGAAAATGAAGAGCGTCCAATAAATTCTTTACCAAAACAGGCACAGGAATTATTACTCGATCACACCAATTGCTTGGATGAATTAAAAATATTGACCACAGGAGCGTCGTCCAACCAAAATATGCCGGTGACCTGGCACGGCCCCGAACCTGGAATTGGTTTAAGGGCTTCCGCCAAATTATCACAGATTCCGTATTCGTTTGATAATACCTTGGTCGCTCAGGAAGTTTTTCCCGAAGGAAAACTCGATGCCGATTTGCAACAAGTCGATTTGCGAAAAGTAAACAGCTGGCGATTAAAATTGGGACAAATTGAAACTACCGAAATGATTGAAGTGCAATTGGTAAATTCGGTTGCGCCTTTTGTATTGTGTAATCGCCTTTCGGAAGTGATGAAAAAAGACAACACGGGTAAAAAACATATTATCAATGTTTCGGCTATGGAGGGGAAATTTTATCGTGATTTCAAGGAAGATCGCCATCCGCATACCAATATGGCCAAAGCTGCTCTGAATATGCTTACGCACACCGCGGCTGGTACTTTGGCAAAGGACGGAATTTTTATGAATGCGGTCGATACTGGTTGGGTGACAGATGAAGATCCCGCCGAATTGGCCAAACGAAAACAGGAAGAACAGGATTTTCAGCCTCCTTTGGATATAGTCGATGGAGCTGCTCGGGTTATGGATCCGTTGTTTGACGGAATCAACACCGGAAAACATTGGAGCGGAAAATTCCTGAAAGATTACAGACCGATTGCCTGGTAA
- a CDS encoding glycosyltransferase family 2 protein, with product MQNNPFISICIPANGRIEYVRNTLTSIYTEENDLKLPLNEFEVILSDNDPNCGLEILKTEFPYKNFHYFNTNCEGFLNSFHVLTYARGNFLKLHNSQETFRSGALLKIIGFLKSIEKSKPAVFFTSGFLTTGEITHFSKFDDFMCNLSYWSSWSNGFGIWRDDFDNIKENNNLNKLFPHTSLFLTQYNKATFILNDELLFNTQFVKKRGGHNKFHAFSIEYPSLIDSIYNKGYIKLETKNRILKDILYNYLSLLFFNVKIAKRETFSADGFKQNIQVYFPKGSYWLVLCLSFIIPLKVIWRKIKINYLLKSKI from the coding sequence ATGCAAAATAATCCATTTATATCCATATGTATTCCAGCAAACGGAAGGATAGAGTACGTACGGAATACTTTAACTAGCATTTATACTGAAGAGAATGATTTAAAATTGCCACTTAATGAGTTTGAGGTAATTTTATCAGACAATGACCCGAATTGTGGCTTAGAAATTTTAAAAACAGAATTTCCATACAAAAACTTTCATTACTTCAATACGAATTGCGAAGGATTTTTAAATTCATTCCATGTTTTAACCTATGCAAGGGGCAATTTTTTAAAATTACATAATAGCCAAGAGACATTCAGATCAGGAGCATTATTAAAAATAATTGGATTCTTAAAATCAATAGAAAAATCGAAACCAGCTGTTTTTTTTACAAGTGGTTTTTTGACTACTGGAGAAATAACACATTTTTCAAAATTTGATGATTTTATGTGCAATCTTTCATACTGGTCATCTTGGAGTAACGGATTCGGAATATGGCGAGACGATTTTGATAACATTAAAGAGAATAATAATTTAAATAAATTATTTCCTCACACGTCTCTATTCTTAACCCAATATAATAAAGCAACGTTTATATTAAATGATGAGCTTCTTTTTAATACACAATTTGTTAAAAAAAGAGGAGGTCACAATAAATTCCATGCTTTTAGTATTGAGTACCCATCATTAATCGACTCGATATATAATAAAGGTTACATAAAATTAGAGACAAAGAATAGAATATTAAAAGATATACTCTACAACTATCTTTCCTTACTTTTTTTTAACGTAAAAATTGCAAAAAGAGAGACTTTTAGTGCTGATGGCTTCAAACAGAACATACAAGTGTATTTTCCTAAAGGATCTTACTGGCTCGTATTATGTTTAAGCTTTATAATACCATTAAAAGTAATTTGGAGAAAAATAAAAATTAATTACTTGTTGAAATCTAAAATTTAG